One Actinomycetota bacterium DNA window includes the following coding sequences:
- a CDS encoding IPT/TIG domain-containing protein → MRASRYFSGRARAFPPPRERQDADQIDIGGDEMRYPSQTRSHAVRVLVLAAAFLLTAMPVAAVAVPTVGTEAKIGADAGVYGDVTVPGEVWEPCAPEGISSLSVTEIEAAGQNTAYAVVDDTTGKVLKTTDYGDTWDIISLATNWGWMGSVSVVSDQTVWAGKVGAGVAITTNGGGSWSYGGSPVYQYTLEATDDLHAWAGGSFGPGGAFIQETYNAGGDWIHRWGYGNGSCQDIESSSATDFWAVGNTSYRGWIAHYHEGEWSDQTPSDPSLPELKACWAVSDTTAWAVGGTTILRTTDSGATWETHAAPAGSGSLQDICALDPSTAFAVGGSGTIIKTTDGGATWTRMYNPSTETLYSVCAADSTHAFAVGTKGTVLRLVQANTRVGSDVTVGLKGSDTITFSEVTAAGNTIESSAEAPTGEEFDYHISLKCVDISSSASFAGAAEVKFPYGEGLIWDERSFRMLHNTGSGWEDVTTEVDTENNILTGEVTSLSEFAFIFPIPKIKSVSPTWGKRGTTIDADLYGYGFWEAPGDKPTIQLKSGEMAIDATDIVVHSLYHISCKFPLPADAALDTWDVYIMNPDDSYEDTFWGFKVVENPPPAPAITAITPYYGARGTTVNISDLAGTGFWDAPTVQPTVKLTRAGEDDILATGVNVYNDGTKITCGFPIPADAYSGPWGVTVINPDGQLATLAESFMVTGGLPAPTLTSITPNVGALGDYVDVTLEGTGFWGKPYVYLSGHDVGQNPLGSLANVVVTDGTTITCTFKLVTNVKPGVYDVNVRNQDNQLATLVGAFTITSPAPAITGVSPPSGEAGTEVTLTGTAFGRYRWDSSVTFGGVPATEFPSWNITQIVVKVPAGVPSGPVKVKVTTDWGESNEADFTVGTVVLPAITDLAPASGKIGTQVTVTGTGFGATRGTSYVKFGATKATSYISWSDTQVVCKVPAGSAGAVNVTLTTAAGASNGVAFNVLPYLSTLSPKSGTQGTQVTVTGTGFGATRGTSYVKFGATKATSYISWSATQVVVKVPAGCAGALNVSVTTGGGKSNLSAFKVVPRITRLSPTSGTPGTVVTITGTGFGDKRGTSTVKFGITAVTRYVSWSNTQVKVKVPSTGAGTKAVKVTTGGGTSAGVDFTVK, encoded by the coding sequence ATGAGGGCAAGCCGGTACTTCTCGGGACGCGCCCGGGCCTTTCCGCCCCCCCGCGAACGCCAGGACGCGGACCAGATAGACATCGGGGGTGACGAGATGAGGTATCCATCGCAAACGAGGTCTCACGCTGTGCGCGTCCTGGTCCTGGCCGCGGCATTCCTGTTGACAGCAATGCCGGTCGCCGCGGTGGCGGTCCCCACCGTTGGGACAGAGGCGAAGATAGGCGCAGACGCCGGGGTGTACGGTGATGTCACCGTACCGGGTGAGGTGTGGGAGCCCTGCGCCCCGGAGGGCATCTCCTCCCTGAGCGTCACCGAGATCGAGGCCGCGGGCCAGAACACCGCCTACGCGGTGGTCGACGACACCACGGGCAAGGTGCTCAAGACCACCGACTACGGCGACACCTGGGACATCATATCCCTGGCCACGAATTGGGGCTGGATGGGTTCTGTCTCGGTGGTCAGCGACCAGACCGTCTGGGCCGGGAAGGTCGGCGCGGGCGTGGCCATCACCACCAACGGGGGCGGCAGCTGGAGCTATGGTGGCAGCCCTGTCTATCAGTACACCCTGGAGGCCACCGACGATCTTCACGCCTGGGCAGGTGGGTCCTTCGGCCCCGGGGGCGCGTTCATACAGGAGACCTACAACGCGGGTGGAGACTGGATCCACCGCTGGGGTTACGGGAACGGTTCGTGCCAGGACATCGAGAGTTCCAGCGCCACCGACTTCTGGGCAGTGGGCAACACGTCCTACCGCGGCTGGATCGCCCACTATCACGAGGGCGAATGGTCCGACCAGACCCCCAGCGACCCCTCTCTTCCCGAACTTAAGGCTTGTTGGGCGGTGAGCGACACCACCGCCTGGGCGGTGGGCGGCACCACGATCCTCAGGACCACGGACTCAGGGGCCACGTGGGAGACCCACGCTGCGCCAGCCGGCAGCGGAAGCCTTCAGGACATATGCGCCCTCGACCCCAGCACCGCCTTCGCAGTGGGCGGAAGCGGCACCATCATCAAGACCACCGACGGCGGCGCCACCTGGACCCGTATGTACAACCCCAGCACCGAGACCCTCTACAGCGTCTGCGCGGCGGACTCCACCCACGCCTTCGCGGTGGGCACCAAGGGCACCGTCCTGCGCCTGGTGCAGGCCAACACCAGGGTGGGCAGCGACGTCACCGTTGGCTTGAAGGGCAGCGACACCATCACCTTCTCCGAGGTGACGGCGGCGGGGAACACCATCGAGTCGTCCGCGGAGGCCCCCACCGGCGAGGAGTTCGACTACCACATCTCCCTGAAGTGCGTCGACATCTCCAGCAGCGCCTCCTTCGCGGGCGCGGCCGAGGTGAAGTTCCCGTATGGCGAAGGCCTGATATGGGACGAGCGCTCGTTCCGCATGCTCCACAACACCGGCAGCGGCTGGGAGGACGTGACCACGGAAGTGGACACGGAGAACAACATCCTCACCGGGGAGGTGACATCGCTCTCGGAGTTCGCGTTCATCTTCCCCATCCCCAAGATCAAGAGCGTTAGTCCCACCTGGGGCAAGCGGGGGACCACCATCGATGCCGACCTCTACGGTTACGGTTTCTGGGAGGCGCCCGGGGACAAGCCCACGATACAACTGAAAAGCGGGGAGATGGCCATCGACGCCACCGACATCGTGGTGCACAGCCTCTACCACATCAGCTGCAAGTTCCCCCTCCCGGCGGACGCCGCGCTCGATACCTGGGACGTATACATCATGAACCCCGACGATTCCTACGAGGACACGTTCTGGGGTTTCAAGGTCGTGGAGAACCCGCCGCCCGCGCCCGCGATAACCGCGATAACTCCATACTACGGGGCCAGGGGGACCACGGTGAACATCAGCGACCTGGCCGGCACCGGTTTCTGGGATGCCCCCACCGTCCAGCCCACGGTCAAGCTCACCCGGGCCGGTGAAGACGACATCCTCGCGACGGGAGTCAACGTCTACAACGACGGCACCAAGATAACCTGCGGCTTCCCCATACCCGCGGACGCTTACTCCGGGCCGTGGGGCGTCACGGTGATAAACCCCGACGGCCAGCTGGCGACCCTGGCGGAGAGCTTCATGGTCACGGGAGGGCTGCCGGCCCCCACCCTGACCAGTATCACCCCCAACGTGGGAGCGCTGGGCGACTACGTCGACGTCACCCTGGAGGGGACCGGCTTCTGGGGAAAACCGTACGTCTATCTCTCCGGGCATGACGTGGGGCAGAACCCCTTGGGCTCCCTCGCCAACGTGGTGGTCACTGACGGTACCACCATCACCTGCACGTTTAAACTTGTTACTAACGTGAAGCCTGGCGTCTACGATGTGAACGTGAGAAACCAGGACAACCAGCTGGCTACCCTGGTCGGCGCCTTCACCATCACCTCCCCCGCGCCCGCCATCACCGGCGTCTCGCCCCCCAGCGGGGAGGCGGGCACGGAGGTGACCCTCACCGGCACCGCCTTCGGGCGTTACCGCTGGGACTCGAGCGTCACCTTCGGGGGTGTGCCGGCCACGGAGTTCCCCTCCTGGAACATAACTCAGATCGTGGTGAAGGTACCGGCCGGCGTGCCGTCGGGGCCGGTCAAGGTCAAGGTGACCACGGACTGGGGCGAGTCCAACGAGGCCGACTTCACCGTCGGAACGGTGGTGCTGCCCGCCATCACCGACCTCGCTCCCGCCTCTGGCAAGATCGGCACCCAGGTGACGGTGACCGGCACCGGCTTCGGGGCTACCCGGGGCACCTCCTACGTTAAGTTCGGGGCCACCAAGGCCACCTCCTACATCTCGTGGTCGGACACCCAGGTGGTGTGCAAGGTGCCGGCGGGCTCGGCGGGCGCGGTGAACGTGACCCTGACCACCGCCGCGGGCGCCTCGAACGGCGTCGCCTTCAACGTGCTCCCCTACCTAAGCACCCTCTCCCCCAAGTCGGGGACCCAGGGCACCCAGGTGACGGTGACCGGCACCGGCTTCGGGGCTACCCGGGGCACCTCCTACGTTAAGTTCGGGGCCACCAAGGCCACCTCCTACATCTCGTGGTCGGCCACGCAGGTCGTGGTCAAGGTCCCAGCGGGCTGCGCGGGGGCCTTAAACGTCTCGGTGACCACGGGCGGGGGCAAGTCCAACCTCTCCGCCTTCAAGGTGGTGCCCAGGATCACCAGGCTCTCGCCCACCAGCGGCACCCCGGGCACGGTGGTGACCATCACCGGCACCGGCTTCGGGGACAAGCGCGGCACCTCCACGGTGAAGTTCGGGATAACCGCGGTCACCAGATACGTCTCCTGGTCGAACACGCAGGTCAAGGTCAAGGTGCCATCGACCGGGGCCGGCACCAAGGCGGTCAAGGTGACCACTGGAGGAGGCACCTCGGCGGGCGTGGACTTTACGGTGAAATAA
- a CDS encoding long-chain-fatty-acid--CoA ligase, translating into MDFNVGTFLTKRAELFPDKEGLVCEGQRLTFKQMNERCNQLVHALGKMGVEAGDRVAILAFNEPEYYDLFNAVAKMGAIMVTLNYRLAGPELQYIMEDSGAKVLIFSREFVELVDSFRAEVPAQHYIAIMDDPPEWASSYAAATKEEPAAEPEIVGGGDDTLAILYTSGTTGRPKGAELTHNGFFVTSDTIIATVGMPGDTFLIVLPLFHIGALPGVILNSQFGLRSVLCRTLDPVRFLELLGEEKVTAFGSVPQLLQILQLVPDFEKYDWSSVKVILVYAAPVPVTLLREYAEAGIEVRQLYGLTECTGPAAVIDGEHALSKAGSCGLPMFYIDIRLVDEDGNDVGPEELGEVIMRSQNVMKGYWGKPEETAKTIRDGWLYTGDIAKKDEDGYLYIMDRKKDMIISGGENIYPAEIEDFILSHPKVQDVGVIGCPDEQWGEAVRAVVVVKEGEELTEEDLIEYCKGKIGKFKIPKSVVFAPELPRTPTGKILKRVLRDEYNA; encoded by the coding sequence ATGGACTTCAACGTCGGCACATTTCTCACCAAGCGGGCGGAGCTGTTCCCCGACAAGGAAGGGCTCGTGTGCGAGGGCCAGCGCCTTACCTTCAAGCAGATGAACGAGCGCTGCAACCAACTCGTGCACGCCCTTGGCAAGATGGGGGTGGAGGCGGGCGACCGAGTGGCCATCCTCGCCTTCAACGAACCGGAATACTACGACCTCTTCAACGCCGTGGCGAAGATGGGGGCCATCATGGTCACCCTCAACTACCGCCTTGCCGGGCCCGAGCTGCAGTACATCATGGAGGACAGCGGCGCCAAGGTGCTCATCTTCAGCCGGGAGTTCGTCGAGTTGGTGGACTCCTTCCGTGCAGAGGTCCCGGCGCAGCACTACATCGCCATCATGGACGACCCGCCGGAGTGGGCGTCTTCCTACGCGGCCGCCACAAAGGAGGAGCCCGCCGCCGAGCCCGAGATAGTCGGCGGGGGGGACGACACGCTCGCCATCCTCTATACCTCCGGCACCACCGGCAGGCCCAAGGGAGCCGAGCTCACCCATAACGGTTTCTTCGTGACCTCCGACACCATCATCGCCACGGTGGGGATGCCCGGGGACACCTTCCTCATCGTCCTGCCCCTCTTCCACATCGGGGCCCTGCCGGGGGTCATCCTGAACAGCCAGTTCGGCCTGCGCAGCGTGCTCTGCCGCACCCTGGACCCGGTGCGCTTCCTGGAGCTGCTGGGCGAGGAGAAGGTCACGGCCTTCGGCTCGGTGCCGCAGCTGCTCCAGATCCTGCAGCTGGTTCCCGACTTCGAGAAGTACGACTGGAGCTCGGTGAAGGTCATCCTGGTCTACGCGGCCCCCGTTCCCGTGACCCTGCTCAGGGAATACGCCGAGGCGGGCATAGAGGTGCGGCAGCTCTACGGGCTCACGGAGTGCACCGGCCCGGCCGCGGTTATCGACGGCGAGCACGCCCTCTCCAAGGCCGGCTCGTGCGGACTGCCCATGTTCTACATCGACATCCGACTGGTGGACGAGGACGGCAACGACGTGGGCCCCGAGGAGCTGGGCGAGGTCATCATGCGGTCGCAGAACGTGATGAAGGGATACTGGGGGAAACCCGAGGAGACGGCCAAGACTATCCGGGACGGCTGGCTCTACACCGGGGACATCGCCAAGAAGGACGAGGACGGCTACCTCTACATCATGGACCGCAAGAAGGACATGATCATCTCCGGCGGGGAGAACATCTATCCAGCCGAGATCGAGGACTTCATCCTCTCCCACCCCAAAGTCCAGGACGTCGGGGTGATAGGATGCCCCGACGAGCAGTGGGGCGAGGCGGTGCGTGCGGTGGTCGTGGTCAAGGAGGGAGAGGAACTGACCGAGGAAGACCTCATCGAGTACTGCAAGGGCAAGATCGGCAAGTTCAAGATCCCCAAGAGCGTCGTCTTCGCGCCGGAGCTGCCCCGTACGCCCACGGGGAAGATCCTGAAGCGCGTGCTGCGCGACGAGTACAACGCATAG
- a CDS encoding IPT/TIG domain-containing protein: MSWINHHGGWKAKAFVLGAVLVFAGGLFFALPHLSKAGTAQAQDSGPYDYAYSSMGGTVPTSVWYLPLNDGNGSESFIVVLNPNVSAFEFDVDFMTASGPVAGPQDLSVAGGSRLTVLAESYTSGPASAKITATGSVVCDSMVFGNDRTWSYGSVGATESANSWYFADGCTAWGLETFVVIQNPNATTAETTTTLITPTGSSTSNHTVPANSCYVLDTSTVVPDSEISIKVEADEPVVCERTMYGNSRSWAHATVGSTNPATTWYFAEGNESSSCDTWLIVQNPGVAEVTAHLSFMNEAGAVTSADFAVTANSRITIDPGMHATGRFSTKVVATGAVICERVMYASDFAWGHCSMGVYFAMNSWYFADGYTGYPYETYVLIQNPNTSAVNVTLTFMQPTGSTYSNIVIPAQSRYTVNVNQAAPNAYVSTKVVANLVVVCERSMYHQAPKPSISTISPASNVINSLVTISGDDFGATRGTSKVRFGDVVATYYESWSDTQIVCKVPAGTSGALTVTVTTPAGESNAYPFKVLPRLVKLVPKYGTQGATITLQGSGFGATRGTSYVKFGTVKVTNYISWTPNEIQVKVPAGAAGLLNVSVTTTGGTSNLLPFKVTPRITKISPASGPVGTTVTVTGAGFGATRGTSTVKFGITAVTSYVSWSNTQIVVKVPQTGVGTKDIVVTTSGGKSNGFPFTVL, from the coding sequence ATGTCATGGATAAACCATCACGGGGGTTGGAAGGCGAAGGCGTTCGTCCTGGGAGCGGTGCTCGTGTTCGCGGGCGGGCTTTTCTTCGCGCTTCCTCACCTGTCCAAGGCCGGGACGGCCCAAGCCCAGGATTCAGGACCCTACGACTACGCGTACAGCTCCATGGGCGGGACCGTTCCTACGTCGGTCTGGTATCTGCCCCTGAACGACGGCAACGGGTCCGAGTCGTTTATCGTGGTATTAAACCCCAACGTCTCCGCGTTCGAATTCGACGTGGACTTCATGACCGCATCGGGTCCGGTCGCCGGCCCCCAGGACCTGAGCGTAGCCGGTGGCTCCCGCCTCACCGTCCTGGCGGAGTCCTACACCAGCGGCCCCGCAAGCGCAAAAATCACGGCCACTGGGTCCGTGGTATGCGACTCCATGGTCTTCGGAAACGACAGGACCTGGAGCTACGGCTCCGTGGGCGCGACCGAATCGGCGAACAGCTGGTACTTCGCCGACGGCTGTACCGCCTGGGGCTTAGAGACCTTCGTGGTCATCCAGAACCCTAATGCGACCACGGCGGAAACGACCACGACCTTGATTACCCCTACCGGAAGCTCGACGAGCAATCACACCGTGCCCGCCAACTCCTGCTACGTTCTGGACACCAGCACGGTGGTGCCGGATTCCGAGATCTCCATCAAGGTGGAGGCGGATGAGCCGGTAGTGTGCGAGCGCACCATGTACGGGAACAGCAGGTCCTGGGCCCATGCCACCGTCGGCTCGACCAACCCCGCGACAACCTGGTACTTCGCGGAAGGAAACGAGAGCAGCAGCTGCGACACCTGGTTGATTGTGCAGAACCCGGGGGTCGCGGAGGTTACGGCCCACCTGTCCTTCATGAACGAAGCGGGCGCGGTCACCAGTGCCGACTTCGCCGTGACCGCGAATTCCCGGATCACCATCGACCCGGGGATGCATGCGACCGGCCGTTTCTCCACCAAGGTGGTAGCCACCGGGGCCGTGATATGCGAAAGGGTGATGTACGCGAGCGACTTTGCCTGGGGGCACTGCTCCATGGGCGTGTACTTTGCGATGAATTCATGGTATTTCGCGGACGGATATACGGGTTACCCATACGAAACCTACGTGCTCATCCAGAACCCCAACACGAGTGCCGTGAATGTCACTCTGACCTTCATGCAGCCGACCGGGAGCACGTACTCCAACATCGTCATCCCCGCCCAGTCGCGCTACACCGTGAACGTCAACCAGGCGGCGCCGAATGCCTACGTTTCGACCAAGGTAGTTGCCAACCTGGTTGTGGTATGCGAAAGGTCTATGTATCATCAGGCACCCAAGCCATCCATCTCCACCATCTCACCCGCCTCCAACGTGATCAACTCTCTGGTAACCATAAGCGGTGACGACTTCGGGGCCACCCGCGGCACCTCCAAGGTGAGGTTCGGGGACGTGGTGGCAACCTACTATGAGTCATGGTCCGATACCCAGATCGTGTGCAAGGTGCCGGCGGGAACGTCCGGGGCGCTAACCGTCACCGTGACCACACCCGCGGGAGAGTCCAACGCTTACCCCTTCAAGGTGCTGCCCCGCCTAGTCAAGCTGGTCCCCAAGTACGGGACGCAGGGGGCCACCATCACCCTGCAGGGCTCGGGCTTCGGGGCCACTCGGGGGACGTCCTACGTGAAGTTCGGGACGGTGAAGGTCACCAACTATATCTCCTGGACCCCCAACGAGATCCAGGTGAAGGTGCCGGCGGGGGCGGCGGGGCTCCTTAACGTCTCCGTGACCACCACGGGAGGCACTTCCAACCTGCTGCCCTTCAAGGTCACCCCCAGGATAACCAAGATCAGCCCCGCCAGCGGACCCGTAGGCACCACCGTGACCGTCACCGGCGCCGGATTCGGGGCCACCCGCGGCACCTCCACGGTGAAGTTCGGGATCACTGCCGTCACATCCTACGTCTCCTGGTCCAACACCCAGATCGTGGTCAAGGTGCCCCAGACCGGAGTAGGCACCAAGGACATCGTGGTCACCACCTCGGGGGGCAAGTCCAACGGTTTCCCATTCACCGTGCTGTAA
- a CDS encoding YCF48-related protein: MPTMRTGFGSIKRARRRSRRRCGFILCALSVLAFLASMSAVPTGDIAAHASPRAQLEDGQSQAGPTGLRDISAASPDTAWTVGDGGFVFHTRDGGATWIPQESGTQEDLLCVSAVDTTTAWAAGNRGTVLHTSDGGKAWQSMDPGLGRDIYDISATGGGGASPSAIWAAAEGPVVLRSTDGGLTWDHRDPGNQSRLTSIRASGPDTAVAAGENGTVLSTSDGGLTWALQVTNTGDNLVDMASAGTPSTLWAVGETGTVILSGDGGLTWAAHNLETTTTLTAVCAVDATTAWLAGGGGLLLKTADGGATWGPQDAGDSNNIRAIHAAGGDDAWAVGENGMVVRTYDGGGTWIPQHISDGRSLNDACAADRDTAWAAGEAGAALRTTDGGFTWSGLYPGTTGNLYGVASPGPDDAWLVGQDGLILRTWDGGGSWEEQPSRASYDLHDISCVDGKTAWAVGRRGTIVRTFDEGYTWYRQDPGGAGESAVDLLGVYAASADIAYAVGRGGAILKTGDAGETWTVQESGTTSDLFSVCGSDGENVWACGEAGTLLRTSDGGRTWFPLDAGTAVDLTAVSAPRGGAAAADAARTAWVAGRDGFAARTTDGGLTWTTRDTGTANALRGIAAPDKDTAYAVGAHGTVFTFRASPRLDAVSPTTAQAKGTVTLSGLAFGDGNEGSFVSFGAVRAIQYAQWSERVIKVVMPPGASPREEITVTTPLGTSAGRLLIILPKLDGVSPYHCRPGKPLTIAGASFGSQRGGSYVTIGGVKVTEFEYWTNNLIRLTVPGNAPESAEVKVVTASGTSNAVKVTVSRAAPSLPEIIRPKADFLDPTTAVTGQEVTIYGSGFGPCRGSGYVSFGTVKAAEYTAWANDHIVVRVPPGVVGQVKVTVTTAAGTTAALAFTAVMPPTIYAITPPSGTAGSQVEITGAAFGPREGPTSYVSFGGVRPQVYDYWSEGRIVVKVPPQLEGKVAVTVTTTVATSAAAGFVVRKADLRGIDAGGGRAWAVGEGGTIMRSNDGGATWRPQDSGCGLWLYGVAAGSAARVWAVGEGGAILTTGDGGSTWTMHPAGATRTLYGVDAAGATTAWAVGDAGTIMKTVDGGATWTPQASGTGSSLYAVSAVDSGTAWAVGAGGVVLKTVDGGASWAPQNSRVTATLYGVSAVSADTCWAVGGAGTVLRTDNGGLTWVVKGTSAIAASDSTEAAAEVEAGGAESVRGTAAAGKAGTAALSIPVTTANLRAVFAASPLIAWVVGEGGAAFRTSDGGLTWYPCGGSPASLFGVTSLGSGAITVGAGGTTRHLP, translated from the coding sequence ATGCCCACGATGAGAACGGGTTTCGGCTCCATAAAGCGCGCGAGGCGCCGCTCCAGGCGTCGCTGCGGCTTTATATTGTGCGCCCTGTCGGTACTGGCCTTCCTCGCTTCCATGTCGGCTGTGCCCACGGGGGACATCGCAGCGCACGCCTCGCCGCGCGCTCAGCTCGAGGACGGGCAGTCCCAGGCCGGTCCCACCGGCCTGCGCGACATCTCCGCCGCCAGCCCGGATACGGCGTGGACCGTCGGCGACGGCGGGTTCGTCTTCCATACCCGGGACGGCGGCGCCACCTGGATACCCCAGGAATCCGGAACGCAGGAGGACCTGCTCTGCGTCTCCGCCGTGGACACCACCACCGCCTGGGCTGCCGGCAACCGCGGCACCGTCCTGCACACCTCCGACGGCGGCAAAGCCTGGCAGTCCATGGACCCCGGCCTGGGCCGGGACATATACGACATCTCCGCCACCGGCGGTGGCGGCGCCAGCCCTTCCGCCATCTGGGCCGCCGCCGAAGGCCCGGTGGTCCTGCGCAGCACGGACGGCGGCCTCACCTGGGATCACCGCGACCCCGGCAACCAGAGCCGGCTGACCTCCATTCGCGCCTCGGGACCCGATACGGCCGTGGCGGCGGGAGAGAACGGCACCGTTCTGAGCACATCCGACGGCGGCCTCACCTGGGCCCTTCAGGTGACAAACACCGGCGATAACCTCGTGGATATGGCTTCCGCCGGCACGCCCTCCACCCTGTGGGCGGTGGGCGAGACGGGAACGGTGATCCTCAGCGGCGACGGCGGCCTCACCTGGGCCGCCCACAACCTGGAGACCACGACGACCCTTACCGCTGTCTGCGCCGTGGACGCCACCACCGCCTGGCTGGCTGGCGGAGGGGGCCTCCTGCTCAAGACCGCCGACGGCGGCGCCACCTGGGGCCCGCAGGACGCGGGCGACTCGAACAACATCCGTGCCATCCACGCCGCTGGGGGCGATGACGCCTGGGCGGTAGGGGAGAACGGCATGGTGGTCAGGACCTACGATGGCGGGGGAACCTGGATACCGCAGCACATCAGCGACGGTCGCTCCCTGAACGACGCCTGCGCCGCCGACCGGGACACGGCCTGGGCGGCGGGGGAGGCGGGGGCCGCCCTGCGCACCACGGACGGCGGCTTCACCTGGAGCGGCCTCTATCCCGGCACCACCGGGAACCTCTACGGCGTGGCGTCACCAGGTCCCGACGACGCCTGGCTGGTGGGGCAGGATGGCCTCATCCTGCGCACCTGGGACGGCGGCGGCAGCTGGGAGGAGCAACCGTCGCGCGCCTCCTACGACCTCCACGACATATCCTGCGTGGACGGCAAGACCGCCTGGGCGGTGGGGCGGCGCGGCACCATCGTGCGCACCTTCGACGAGGGCTATACCTGGTACCGCCAGGACCCCGGGGGAGCGGGGGAGAGCGCCGTGGACCTCCTTGGGGTCTACGCCGCCAGCGCTGATATCGCTTACGCCGTCGGGCGCGGAGGCGCCATCCTGAAGACCGGCGATGCCGGGGAGACCTGGACGGTGCAGGAATCGGGCACCACCAGCGACCTCTTCTCGGTATGCGGCAGCGACGGCGAGAACGTGTGGGCCTGCGGCGAGGCGGGGACGCTGCTGCGCACGAGCGACGGCGGCCGCACCTGGTTCCCCCTGGACGCGGGTACCGCGGTGGACCTCACCGCCGTTTCCGCGCCGCGCGGCGGCGCGGCCGCGGCTGACGCGGCCCGGACCGCCTGGGTCGCGGGCCGGGATGGCTTCGCGGCACGCACCACGGACGGCGGCCTCACCTGGACCACCCGGGACACCGGCACCGCCAACGCCCTGCGGGGCATAGCGGCGCCCGATAAGGACACCGCATACGCCGTGGGCGCGCACGGCACCGTGTTCACCTTCCGCGCCTCGCCCCGTCTGGACGCGGTCTCTCCCACCACGGCCCAGGCCAAGGGCACCGTCACCCTCTCCGGCCTGGCCTTCGGCGACGGCAACGAGGGCTCGTTCGTCTCCTTCGGCGCCGTCAGGGCGATACAGTACGCCCAGTGGAGCGAGCGCGTCATAAAAGTGGTCATGCCGCCGGGCGCGTCTCCCCGCGAGGAGATAACCGTCACCACCCCCCTGGGCACCTCGGCCGGGCGGCTGCTCATCATCCTCCCCAAGCTGGACGGGGTGAGCCCTTACCACTGCCGCCCGGGCAAACCCCTCACCATAGCCGGGGCCTCCTTCGGCTCCCAGCGTGGCGGATCGTACGTGACCATCGGCGGGGTGAAGGTCACCGAGTTCGAGTACTGGACCAACAACCTGATCCGCCTCACCGTGCCCGGGAACGCGCCCGAGAGCGCCGAGGTCAAGGTGGTGACGGCGTCAGGCACCTCCAACGCCGTGAAGGTGACCGTCTCCCGCGCGGCGCCCTCCCTGCCCGAGATCATCAGGCCGAAAGCGGATTTCCTCGACCCCACCACCGCGGTGACCGGCCAGGAGGTCACCATCTACGGCAGCGGTTTCGGGCCCTGCCGGGGCTCGGGATACGTGAGCTTCGGCACGGTCAAGGCCGCCGAATACACCGCCTGGGCCAACGACCACATCGTGGTCAGGGTGCCCCCCGGGGTGGTCGGCCAGGTCAAGGTGACGGTGACCACCGCTGCCGGCACCACCGCCGCGCTCGCCTTCACCGCCGTCATGCCCCCCACCATATATGCCATAACCCCGCCATCCGGCACGGCCGGTTCCCAGGTAGAGATAACCGGCGCCGCCTTCGGGCCGCGGGAGGGGCCCACCAGCTACGTCTCTTTCGGCGGCGTGAGGCCGCAGGTATACGACTACTGGTCCGAGGGGCGCATCGTGGTCAAGGTGCCCCCGCAGCTGGAGGGGAAGGTGGCCGTCACCGTCACCACAACGGTGGCCACTTCAGCCGCCGCCGGTTTCGTGGTGAGGAAAGCCGACCTGCGTGGCATCGACGCCGGCGGCGGAAGGGCCTGGGCGGTGGGCGAGGGCGGCACCATCATGAGGTCCAATGACGGCGGCGCGACCTGGAGACCGCAGGACTCCGGGTGCGGCCTGTGGCTGTACGGCGTGGCCGCGGGAAGCGCGGCCAGGGTATGGGCCGTGGGTGAAGGCGGCGCCATCCTCACCACCGGCGACGGTGGTTCCACCTGGACAATGCATCCCGCCGGCGCCACCCGCACCCTCTACGGTGTGGACGCGGCCGGAGCGACCACCGCGTGGGCCGTGGGCGACGCAGGGACGATCATGAAGACCGTGGACGGGGGGGCCACCTGGACGCCGCAGGCCTCGGGCACCGGGTCCAGCCTGTACGCCGTGAGCGCCGTCGACTCCGGCACCGCATGGGCGGTGGGCGCGGGGGGCGTGGTGCTCAAGACGGTGGACGGCGGGGCGTCGTGGGCGCCCCAGAACTCCCGCGTGACCGCGACCCTCTACGGCGTCTCCGCCGTCAGCGCCGACACCTGCTGGGCCGTGGGCGGCGCGGGGACCGTCTTGCGCACCGACAACGGCGGCCTCACCTGGGTGGTCAAGGGGACCTCCGCCATAGCCGCCTCGGATTCCACGGAGGCAGCCGCGGAGGTGGAAGCGGGCGGTGCGGAGAGTGTGAGGGGCACCGCGGCCGCGGGTAAAGCGGGCACAGCCGCTCTTTCTATCCCCGTCACCACCGCGAACCTGCGTGCCGTATTTGCGGCCAGCCCGCTCATCGCCTGGGTGGTGGGCGAAGGAGGTGCGGCCTTCAGGACGAGCGATGGTGGCCTCACCTGGTACCCCTGCGGGGGTTCGCCGGCCTCCCTCTTCGGCGTGACCTCCCTCGGCTCCGGCGCCATCACCGTCGGAGCCGGCGGCACCACCCGCCATCTCCCTTAG